The stretch of DNA ACACTTTAATGGCTTCAGCTGGCTAAATCATCCCGCAACTTGATTGACCGCAGAGGCTTGATCAAAGATCGCGTCGACTCTTCCCGAAAGAGTCCGCATCGCCTCGGTCACAGCATGACAATCTAATTTCATCTGCTGCATTTCCTTGTGAGTTAAATGCGTTGCCGACTGCAAAAGATTAATAAACTTTTTCATCTCATCTAAATAGTGAATAAAGGTCTGACGAATTTCATTTTCGCGCGAAGACTCTACCGCCCCCATTTGACGAATGACTTCTAAACCCGTGGTCAGCTTACGGACATCCATCACTTTTTCAACGACATTAGAAAGATGTGTTTCTAATGATGCCATTTCTTCAGACAAGACGGAGGTGCCTTTGCGGAAAATTTTTGAAAAATGCTGACGGTTTTCAAGCATATCTTCAAACGCATGTTCAGACACATTCATCTTGGCAATAGATTCGCGAACGAAAAAATCCACCATCATCATTTGCGTATCTAAACCCACGGCACACACCGCGCTTTTTTCAACCCCCGCAGAAACAATATTTACAAAATCCAAAAGTGACGCCAAGTGACCTTGGATTTCTTCAGAGGTTTTAGAAAACTCTTTGGCCACAACGCCTAAGCTCGCTCCGGTTTCATGAAACTTCGCCGCGGAAATGGTCATATTTAACGAAATATATTTGAGCTTTTTAAAGGACTCTGACAGGTCCGTCATGGTCTTTACGAAAGACTGATTGCTTCCTTGAAAACCTTGGATTTTTTCAAAGCAGGATTTTAAGATCTCTGAAGACTGCCGACTTAAATTTGAGATATCCGCGGCAGCACCAGAAACTTTTGCGACATGGCCTTCAGCCTTTTTTCCTTCAAGCGCATTGAGTTCTGCGAAAGCCGCTTGAATCATAAAGTCTGTATAGCTTTTAAAACCCGCCGCTAACACCTCAGCATTAAGAAGATCGAGCGATGCAGAAAGTTCCGCCTCTTTTTCAAATTCTAAAACTTTGGCGTAAATAATTTTAGCGGCATCAAAGAAAGCTGATGACGGCTTCACGCGAATCGAAAGATAACCGCCTTCCATCGGAAAAGCGAAAGCAAAGACCCAATAATAGGTTCCATCCGCCGCGAGATTTTTAACGTAGGCCGCAATTGGATTACCGGACTGAATCATATTCCAGAAAAGCTTAAACACCGCTCGTGGCATGTCAGGATGGCGAATAATACTGTGAGGCGCCCCGATCATGGTTTCTTTTGAATAGCCACTGACACGAACAAACACGTCATTTCCGGAAAGAATAACGCCTCTTTCATTAGTCGTACTGAAAAAGAGCTCATCGAAATTAAAAATACTTTCTTTGATGAGTGCTTGCGGTTTTTTCATTATCACCACCCTTCCGAATTTAGGATAGCCCGGAGGGGTGGAATTGTCGCATGATCGTCGTCATACTCGACTCGCCCTAAATGATATTTTTGTGAATCATTTTAAGAAGATACGAATGATATTCGAGTTAAAAATAAAAAAGCCCGCAAATCAATTACGGGCTCATATATTTACTTTTATTTCTTACATATCCAAGACTATTCGACGGTGACCGACTTCGCTAAATTGCGGGGCTGGTCCACATCATAACCTAGATTGCTGGCTAAATGATAACTCATCAACTGCAGCGGAATCACAGTCAAGATGGCCGAGACCGTCCAATGCGCTTGAGGAATTGCTAAATAATATTCACTGATCGAACGCAGTTTTTCATTATCCCCGGTGCCAATAGAAATGACTTTTCCACCACGGGCACGAGCTTCTTCTAAATTGCTGATAGTCTTTTCGTACAAATGATCCGTCGGCGCCACCATCACGATCGCCATGCGCTCATCAATCAACGCTAAAGGACCATGCTTCATTTCGCCGGCGGCGTAACCTTCGGCGTGCATGTAAGCAAGTTCTTTGAGCTTCAAAGCTCCTTCCATCGCGATCGGATAGCTTGTGCCTCGACCCATGTAAAGAAAACCACGGAAAAGTTTTAGCTTCGAAGCGGCTTCTTCGAAATACTTATCATAAGCAAGGACACCTTCCATCTGACTTGGTACCGCCAATAAAGAACGCACGAGATCTTTTTCATTGGCTTCATTCATCACGCCACGAGAACGCCCCATTGCGATCGCTAGGCAGTTTAAAACGGCCATCGTGCTGGTGAAGGCTTTTGTTGAAGCCACGCCAATTTCGGGACCTGAGTTCATGTACAGGTGACCATGCGCTTCGCGATCAATCGTTGAGTTTCGCACATTACAAATACTCAAAGTGGTTGCACCCATTTCTTTCGCCATACGAATCGCCGCGAGCGTGTCCGCCGTTTCCCCAGATTGAGAAATTGTTAGAACCAAAGTTTTTGGCGGAATCACCGGATTGCGGTACCGGAACTCGCTGGCAATATCGACTTCCACCGGCACTTTTGCCAATTGTTCAATAAGGTATTTACCCACCATCCCGGCATAGTTACTAGTTCCACAAGCGATAATGAAGACACGCTCAATACCTTTAAAAACTTCTTGGGTTTTCGCCCAGTCCGTTTTGCTGTCGAGCTCTTCAAGTTTTTGAACAGGCTGTCCGCCGAAACCAATGTTTTTTAAAGCGACCGTGAAAGTTTCTGGGTTCACATGCGGTTCAATCGCAGCCGCCACGGCACGGGGCTGTTCATAGATTTCTTTCAGCATGTAATGGGCGTAGCCCTGCTTTTCCACCATCTCTGGATTCCAGTTAAGCTCGACAATCTTTTTTTGAATCGGGAATCCATTAGCCGAAAAGAACTGAACGTCAGAACCTTTGATAGAAGCGACTTCGCGATCTTCAAGGTACACGAATTTTTTAGTGTACTGAATCAAAGCTTGCACGTCGCTAGCAACGAAAACTTCTTTTTCGCCCAATCCGACAACCAATGGAGGACCATCTTTAAATGCAACCAGACGATCGGGTTCTTGCTCCCACATCACTAAGATTGAAAAGGCACCACGCAATTTATCAAGAGTGTTTTCTACGGCCTTGAAAAGATCTTTGGTTTGATCCACTTCATTTGCGATTAAATGTGCGACCAATTCAGAATCTGTGTCCGACGTAATGTCGGCGCCTTGGGCTAAAAGCTCTTCACGGATATCAAGATAGTTTTCGATAATGCCGTTGTGAACCAAATTAATCCCGCGCACTTGATGAGGATGGGCATTACGTTCTGAAGGTTTCCCGTGTGTGGCCCAGCGCGTGTGACCAATGCCGATATGACCATCAAACTTTTCATGTTGAAGCTTGTCTTCTAAAGCTTTCAATTTACCTTGCGCACGCACCCGTTTGGTTTTGCCCTGATCTAAAATGGCCACCCCGGCACTGTCATAACCACGGTATTCTAATTTTTTTAGACCACTGACAATAATGTCTTTAGGATTTTTAGGACCTAGGTAACCAACAATTCCACACATAAATTCACCTATTCTTTATTTTCAGGTTCTGATGCTTTAGCAACGTAGTTCTCTTTAACGAACTGCTTGCCTCGAGCCACGGCCAATGCTTTGGCGGGCACACTCTTGGTGATCGTTGAGCCCGAGCCAATCACCGCGTCGTCGCCGACTTCGATCGGAGCCACGAACTGCGTATCACTGCCCACAAAAACACGATTGCCAATCTTAGTTTTATATTTCTTTTTATCGGCTGCATAATTGCACGTAATAGTGCCACAACCGATGTTTACTTCTTCGCCAATTTCCGCATCACCCAAATAAGTCAAATGACCGGCTTTGGATTTTTTGCCGAATTTTACTTTCTTCATTTCCACAAAGTTACCGACATGCGCTTCTTCGCCAATCTCTGTGTCCGGGCGCAAACGCGCATAAGGACCGACCGAGGCCTTACTGTGCACGCGCGAGGACTCTAAATAACTCCCGCCACGCACTTGCACGCTGTCAGCAATCTCTGAATCAGAAATAAAAGCATTGGATTCAATCACACAGAAAGATCCAATTTTGCTGCGACCCCGAATAAAGACATTCGGGTAAATCACCGTGCCTGCGCCGATCTCCACGGACTCTTCCACATAGGTGGTTTTAGGATCGATCATCAAAACGCCGGATTCCATCAGCTGCAAAGCCTTACGTTGAAAAATCAAACGCGTGGCTTTTGCCAACTCCATTTGATCGTTTACACCCACCGCCACTTTTGGCGTGGATTTGATTGCTTGCACTTTGCATTTGTCTTGGATGCACAAGGAAATCAAATCGGTGATATAGAATTCTTTTTTGGCGTTGTTATTTTGGATCTTTGGAAGGTATTCCGCCAAAATAGAAGCTTTCGCAATGAAAATACCAGTATTAATTTCCGCAATTTTTAAAGTTTCCGCCGAAGCATCCTTGGCTTCCACGATGGCGACGATGTCGCCATGATGGCGCACGATACGCCCTAAATCTCCAGGTCTTTTGACGACCGCCGTGACCACGGCCAGATCATATTTTTCTTCGCGGAAGACCCGTACGAATTCTTTGATTTCGTGAGCTTCAATCAAAGGCACATCGCCATTCATGATAATAACGTCGCCTTCGATATTTTCTGGTTTAGCACACCGTACCGCGTGAGCTGTGCCGGCTTGTTCTTCTTGAACATAGCAAGACACTCCCATCGGCTCCACAACTTGGCGAACCAGATTCTGCCCGTGCCCCACGACAACGCGGACTTCCACCGCACCGGCCTTTTTAGAGGCTTGGATGACTTTTTCGATCATGGGACGTCCCGCCACGGGATGAAGAACCTTTGGCAATGGAGATTTCATGCGAGTGCCTTTACCCGCCGCCAAAGCGATCACCGTCAATTTTTCTGAAGCATTTGCTGCCATTTAGGATCTTCCTTTTAAAAGCTTTTCTTCTCTGAAAAAAACAGGTTCAATTGTCTCATGCAAGGAAAAATTTTTCACCAAACTTCTTGGGCTACGACGGAACGAGGCACGCCGCTGGAGCTGTATAAAAAAACACACAGTTCTGCATCACTCTCTGAGCGCCCGATTTTGTTTATTGGTGGGGTTCACGGTGATGAACCGGAAGGTGTGCGTCTAGCCGAAGAGTTGCTTGCATGGTTGCAACATGAAGAAAGTCAGAATTCTGAAAAGATACGCCCTTGGATCCTTATTCCCTGCCTGAATCCCGACGGATATTCTAAAAATCAGCGCACCAACGCTGCTGGCGTCGATCTGAATCGCAATTTTCCCTCGAAAGATTGGAGTTCTGAAGCCAAAGCTCCACGTTATAATCCTGGCCCTTCGCCTGGAAGTGAGAAGGAAGTCCAAGCTCTAGTGAAACTCATTGAGGACGAAAAGCCACAACTCATAGTACACTTTCACTCATGGGAGCCTTGCGTTGTATATACTGGCGCCCCTGGAAAACCGGCCGCTGAAATCTTAGCCTCGGGTACCACCTATGAATGCCGCGAGGATATTGGATATCCGACTCCGGGGTCCTTGGGTCAATTCGGATGGATGGAGCATCAGATCCCCGTCATCTGCATTGAAGAACAAGAACACATGGCACTGGACAAAGTGTGGCCGCATTTCCAAAAAGGACTTACGACTTTGCTCATGGGAAAATCTTAATGCACGTTCGCTCTATTGCCTTTGATCTTGATGATACTTTGCTAGATACCTCGGCAATTTTAATTCCGTCGGCGGCAAAACGCGCGTGTGAGGCCATGCTCAGCGCAGGCTTGCACTGCCAATTGGGGGAATGCCTGCAAATGCGCCAAGAGCTTTCGGTTCTCAATTCCCACACCGAAATCTTTTCTAGCATCATCAAACGTTTTGGGGCCACCCATCCCGAAAAAGCCATGCAAGGGGCCATCGAAGCCTTTTATAATCCTTTCGTGCCGGCACACTTGCCTCTTTTATCCGGAGCTTTAGAAAATCTGGAGCGCTTAAAAAAGAACTATAACTTGTACCTCGTAACGATGGGATCGCTAGAAGGGCAAAAAAAGAAAATTGCCGCTTTAGATATCGAAAAGCATTTTAAAAAAATATTTATAGTCGACAGTCTTTCGGGAAATCGCAAAGAATCGGCCTTTAAAGAAATTCTGAACGAAGAAGGCCATGCTCCCGAAGAGTTGCTGAGCGTCGGCAACCGCCTGACCAGCGAAATTCGCGACGGCAAAAAAGTGGGCGCAAAAACTTGTTACTTTGCTTACGGGGAACACGTCGGTGAAAAAGCCCAACAACCCGAAGACCATCCTGATTACACCATCTATCACCATCGAGAGCTGATTCCTCAATGCGGACTTTAAAAGCCAGCTTTCTATTGATTGGATCCTGGGATGCGCGCCTGCAAGAGCACGGGGCTCATATCGCCACAGATTTAAATCAGGCTTGGCATTGGATTCAAGATTCTAGTTACGATGTGATCGCTCTTTCCGTGACGTTGATTTTGGGAAAACGCTTTCATGAGTTTTATGAAGAGATCAAACGCACCTCCCCAGCCACTCAGTTCATCGCGGTGGTGCCCGAAGACTTTTCGCCGAACCAACTGGCTTTCCTGCATCAAGATTATTCGTTCTTGCGGGTGGTCTCAAGTTTTCAAGAAAGTGATTTAGAATCTCATCTTTTTGCCGCACTAGAAGAAGCCAATCAACGCAAACAAGATGAAAACTTGGCTCTCTTGATCCGTGAACAGACCGCCCAATTAAAGCGCTTGCAAATCGAACTTGAAGAACGGGTGCAAAAAAGAACTCGTTTCTTAACGGAAGCTCGTCGCAAATTGTATATGACCAACTCCCGGATTGAAGGATTTAAGCGGGCGCTGATGGCCGTGCATGAAGCCAGCTCGGTGGTAGAAATTGAACAGCTTTTAAACGAAGCGATGGCCAGCTCGGTGCAAACTTCTTGGATTCGTCTGTTCTATGCTCCTCAAGATGATTTGTTCGCACAGCAGGTGGAAGAACAATTAGGTTTTACCCAATTGCAAGTTCCGCTGTTTCGCTATCATGAAAAAATCGGCTCCATCTTTTTCTTGCGACCGCCCGAACACCCTTTCAACCGCGAAGAAAGTGATTTTTTAAATCGCGTGGCCGAAGCCGTGGCTTTAGCCCTCGACCGCATTCAAAAATTACGTGAGTCGGAATCTTTAAAAGAACAGTGGGAAGCGACATTTAATTCCATGTCCGATCCCGTGGTTTTGATTGATACAAATTATGATATCATTCAGTCCAATAAGGCCTTGCAAGAACGTTTGACCGAGCAAGGGCGCGAACAGAATTCACGCAAATGTTATCAAGTTCTTTTTAATCGTGAAGAGCCGTGCCCTGGTTGCCAACGCGGGCATAACTTCCGCACCCAATCTAAAGGCGCACGATATTTTGATGTCTTTAGCCAAAGCCTTGTCTTAGATCCCGATCAACCGCCCGTGTTCGTAAATCTTTATCACGACATCACTCATCAGCTAAAAATGGAAAAGCAGATTCTGGAATCTGCAAAGATGGCAGAGCTGGGCACAATTGGATCCAGCATCGCCCATGAGTTGAACAATCCATTAGGTGGTATTTTATCATTCACTCAGTTGATTAAGATGGATATGAAGCCGGATCATCCCCTTTATCCCGACGTGGTTGAAATGGAAGCCGGCGTGCAACGCTGTAAAGAGATCGTGCAAAATCTTTTGGGGTTCACACGCTCTCCGAGTGCTGATGACAATGGTGTGGTCTCGCTAAAGGATGTCAGCTTGCGCGCCTTAAAGATTGTAGAGCTGCAAACAAAATCTCAAGGCATTGAAGTGAAACTGCACTTCCCGGCTCAAGACATCACCACGCGCGGGAACCAAAATCTTTTGGCCCAAGGACTTAAAAACGTCTTTCAAAATGCCATTGATCACTTAAGCGATCGCATTCGTCATGAAAAAGGTTTCCATGCGGTTTTAGATTTAGAAATTGCCAGCACTCCTCAAGGACCCGAAATCCGAGTCATAGATAATGGAACTTTAGAAAAAAATCCCGGCTTACCTATTGGTTTAGGTCTTTCTGTGGCCGCGCAAATTTTCCGGGATCATGAAGCACAATTGCACATCACCACGAATTCAGAAAATAAAAACTCAGCGCGCATTACGTTTGAACAGCATGAAGCTGGTGCCGCGAATGTCACCCAGCCGAACTAAACGGCCCTTATCAGCCAGAATTTTTTGGGCCTCTTCTTGCGCATCAAATCCGTGATCTTCAAGATCGCGCAATAAAAAGAACGCTTGTCCGTGATCCATAAGCGAATCGCAGATCGACTCTAAAAGAGTTTTAAAATCTGAATCGATAAAAAATCGGCAGCGGTTTTTAAATTCCGAAGGCGACATCTTGCCTTGCCCGATACGAAAATACGGAGGATTGCTTAAAATAAGGTCATACTTAGGTTCCTGATTTTTTAAATCCGCATAACTGCCTAAGGCAAATCGCGCGGTGACGTCTTTAAGATCCGCCCGTTTTAAATTTTCCGCGAAGTGCGGAAGATAGACATCTTGAACTTCTAAGAAATCAAAGCTTTCTATAATTTTGATATCTTCGCTTTGGCAGTGAAAAAGAAAATCCAGTCCCACCACGCCACAGCCGGCGCATAAGTCTAAAGCTTGTTTACCGGCAAATCCTTGCTGATGAAGGATTTCAAACGCTCGCCTAGCCAAAAAGACCGAATCATGACTGAAATGATATTCTTCAGGCTGAGAGTACTGAAAGGTGAAATGCGGATTGAGCGATGACATCGTTTAAAACCATAATATCAGCCCTCGGCGGTTGTCCAGAATTCAAGCAAAACCGATTCACCTTTTTAGAGATTTTATTCACATTCAGCCCGACCCTAGACTGGCTAACTAGAATCTGTGGGTAAACTTTACCTACTCCGGCAGCGCCGGAGTGAAAGACAGTCCAGTTTTGTGGTCCTGAAACCCTTTGCTGGCGCGGATTTTTTGACAGTCCCGTCAAAATCCCTCATCCTGAATTTGTTAGTTCTGTTCACTCAAGAACCCACCATGGAAGGAAGGTTCATGCGTAGCCAACGCGTTCTTATATTAGACGACGAATCCTCATTACGAACAGCCTTGTTCAGAGTATTAGACCGAAAAGGGTTGAACGTCATTACGGCCAATAAGATCGAAGAAGCCAAAGTTTTATGCCAAGGGGATACGCAAGTAGATCTTGCGATCGTCGACTTAAATCTTCCGGACGGAGATGGCATCGAATTCATGGGCTATCTTAAAAATCTTTTTCCGGCAACCGAAGTCATTATCTTAACGGGTCACGCGACAATTGAATCAGCTATTCGGGCCACACAAAAAGGGGCCTTCCATTTTGTGACGAAGCCCTTCAACCTCGAAGAGCTTATGAGTCTTATTGAAAAAGCTCTTACCCATAAAAAGCTCCAACAAGAAAATCAGCAGCTTCGTTCTGAACTGAATAAGAAATATAAATTCGACCAAATCATCGGCAACAGTGAGCAGATCCAAGGCGTTTTACGTTTGATTGAACGCGTGGCCGATTCAGACTCTACGGTGTTAGTGACCGGCGAATCGGGAACTGGTAAAGAGCTTATCGCCCGCGCAATTCACTACAACTCTCCACGCGCGCAAGGTCCTTTTATTCCGATCAATTGCGGAGCGATTCCTTCAGAGCTTTTAGAAAGTGAACTTTTTGGTCACGTGAAAGGTGCCTTCACCGGCGCGATAGCCAACCGCGTGGGCCGTTTTGAAATGGCTGACGGCGGTACTATCTTTTTGGATGAAATCGGCGACCTTGAACCGTCTTTACAGGTAAAACTTTTGCGCGCCTTGCAAGAACGCAGTTTTGAGCCCGTCGGCTCAACCAAAACTGTGACGGTGAATGCTCGAGTGATTGCAGCAACCAATCTAAATCTTGATGAAGCTGTCGAAAATGGCCGGTTTCGCGAAGATCTTTACTATCGCTTGAACGTCATTCCAATCACGGTGCCCGCATTGCGTGAAAGAAAAGCTGACATTCCGCTTTTACTAAATCACTTCATGGATATTTTTAGTAAAAACAAAGGGCGTGGTCTTAATGGGATCACTCCTGATGCTTTGGACTGTCTAGTCAACTATCCATGGCCAGGAAATATTCGTGAGCTTGAAAACCTAGTTGAGCGCATGACAATTTTAAAAGGTCACGGACAGATCGATAATTCAGATCTGCCTGTGAAATACAAATCCAGCAAAGCGGCTACCGCGGATGTGGGGGGCCTAGAAATCCCGGATGCGGGAATGGATTTCAATTCGGCCGTGGATGCCTATGAAAATGCTTTGATTTTGAAAGCCTTAGAAAAGACCGGCTGGAATCGTAATCAAGCCGCCGCTTTATTAAGACTGAATCGCACCACACTGGTGGAGAAGATTAAGAAAAAAGGCCTTAATCCGCCGAACGAAGTCAATCCTAGCTAATTTTTAGTTCCTCCACCCCACTTAAAACCGTTTCCCAAGAACGATGGCTAGTGGGGTTTTTATTAAGCCCAGGAGACCGCTCGAGTCGCCTGAGGGTCTTTGATGATGAACCCTTCTTCTTCTAAAAAATAAGTTTCTACGCGAACATTGCTATCCGCGATTTCAAGAATGTGAAAGCTGTTAACCTCACCACGCAAACGATCGCTGGTCGCACTGCCGGCAGAGATGTGCAAAATTTTATGCCCCTCCGTCTCTACCAACTCAATCCAGTTTAAATGGGAATGCCCGCTGACGATAATATGAGGTTTTAGATTTAGAACTTCTTGGGCTAAATGCCGTGGCCGAATGCGACTGAGCATCTTCGGCTGAAACACCGGATGGTGACACGCAATCATGCGCAAGGCTTTAGGATCAGCCGCTTCGAAAGCTTTTTTTGCGCGAAGAATATCTTTTTCTAAGATACGCCCCTCGACGGTGCGGTATTTATGGGCGGTTCTAAAACCCACGATCACGGTTTCAGCAGATTCAAACGTATCCACCGCCAACTCACGGATATATTTATTATAATTTTTTAATGGCCGCAGCAATCGCACCCAAAAGTTATAAAGTGGAATATCATGATTTCCAGGAATCGTAAGCAAAGGAACCGGAAGTTTCTTGATAAACTCGGCCGCTTCCTGATATTGCGATGAACGGGCTCGTTGAGTCCAATCCCCTGTCATAACGATGAGATCTAGTTTCTCTTCGTTAGCTTTAAGGAAGTTTTCCAAAGAAGCAATCGCGGGAGGATGAATGCGACCGAAGTGGAGATCTGATATGTGCAACACTCTCTTCATAGAATGGTTATGAAAAAAATAATAATGTTCGTCAATCCAAAGTCTCGCCAGGGCGAGGCTTTCATCGAAGAAATCAAAATCTGGCTGAATGACAACGGATTTACTTTGTTAAATCCCACATTTGATCCTCAGAAAGAAAAGATTGAAGACGTCATAAGACGTCATGCCGCCGAAAAACCCATTGTCATGGTCGGTGGCGGCGATGGCACGGTTAACGAAGCCCTGCCAGCATTATTAGAAACAAATCTGCCTTTGGCGGTGATTCCTCTGGGGACGGCCAACAACCTTGCGCGCACGCTCAACTTACCCACGGATCCCAAAGAGGCGCTGAGTATCCTGAAAGACGGCCATGAACAGCTTGTTGATGTCGGAGTTGCGAATGACATTCCCTTCATGAATGTCATCGGTTTGGGGCTTAGCACACAGATCAATAAAACAACGCCTAAAAATTTAAAAAGATGGCTGGGTGTGTTCGCTTTTATCATCACCGCGTTTAAAGTCGTTCACCGCATGACGCCGTTTAAAATCGAAGTCGCTCATGATCAAAAAACCCACAAGGCTTATACATGGCAAATCACGATTTGTAATGGTCGCAATTACGGAAATGGTTTGGTCATCCATCAAGATGCAAGTCTTAAAGACGGTCTATTGCACGGTCTAAGTACCGAAGTGAAAAAATGGTGGCACGCTTTCATCCTTATTCCCTCACTTTTAACCGGCCGTTATCGTCCGAAAGATGATGTGACAATCTTAGCTGGAAAAA from Bdellovibrio bacteriovorus encodes:
- the glmS gene encoding glutamine--fructose-6-phosphate transaminase (isomerizing), with translation MCGIVGYLGPKNPKDIIVSGLKKLEYRGYDSAGVAILDQGKTKRVRAQGKLKALEDKLQHEKFDGHIGIGHTRWATHGKPSERNAHPHQVRGINLVHNGIIENYLDIREELLAQGADITSDTDSELVAHLIANEVDQTKDLFKAVENTLDKLRGAFSILVMWEQEPDRLVAFKDGPPLVVGLGEKEVFVASDVQALIQYTKKFVYLEDREVASIKGSDVQFFSANGFPIQKKIVELNWNPEMVEKQGYAHYMLKEIYEQPRAVAAAIEPHVNPETFTVALKNIGFGGQPVQKLEELDSKTDWAKTQEVFKGIERVFIIACGTSNYAGMVGKYLIEQLAKVPVEVDIASEFRYRNPVIPPKTLVLTISQSGETADTLAAIRMAKEMGATTLSICNVRNSTIDREAHGHLYMNSGPEIGVASTKAFTSTMAVLNCLAIAMGRSRGVMNEANEKDLVRSLLAVPSQMEGVLAYDKYFEEAASKLKLFRGFLYMGRGTSYPIAMEGALKLKELAYMHAEGYAAGEMKHGPLALIDERMAIVMVAPTDHLYEKTISNLEEARARGGKVISIGTGDNEKLRSISEYYLAIPQAHWTVSAILTVIPLQLMSYHLASNLGYDVDQPRNLAKSVTVE
- a CDS encoding sigma-54-dependent transcriptional regulator codes for the protein MRSQRVLILDDESSLRTALFRVLDRKGLNVITANKIEEAKVLCQGDTQVDLAIVDLNLPDGDGIEFMGYLKNLFPATEVIILTGHATIESAIRATQKGAFHFVTKPFNLEELMSLIEKALTHKKLQQENQQLRSELNKKYKFDQIIGNSEQIQGVLRLIERVADSDSTVLVTGESGTGKELIARAIHYNSPRAQGPFIPINCGAIPSELLESELFGHVKGAFTGAIANRVGRFEMADGGTIFLDEIGDLEPSLQVKLLRALQERSFEPVGSTKTVTVNARVIAATNLNLDEAVENGRFREDLYYRLNVIPITVPALRERKADIPLLLNHFMDIFSKNKGRGLNGITPDALDCLVNYPWPGNIRELENLVERMTILKGHGQIDNSDLPVKYKSSKAATADVGGLEIPDAGMDFNSAVDAYENALILKALEKTGWNRNQAAALLRLNRTTLVEKIKKKGLNPPNEVNPS
- a CDS encoding PAS domain-containing protein encodes the protein MKKPQALIKESIFNFDELFFSTTNERGVILSGNDVFVRVSGYSKETMIGAPHSIIRHPDMPRAVFKLFWNMIQSGNPIAAYVKNLAADGTYYWVFAFAFPMEGGYLSIRVKPSSAFFDAAKIIYAKVLEFEKEAELSASLDLLNAEVLAAGFKSYTDFMIQAAFAELNALEGKKAEGHVAKVSGAAADISNLSRQSSEILKSCFEKIQGFQGSNQSFVKTMTDLSESFKKLKYISLNMTISAAKFHETGASLGVVAKEFSKTSEEIQGHLASLLDFVNIVSAGVEKSAVCAVGLDTQMMMVDFFVRESIAKMNVSEHAFEDMLENRQHFSKIFRKGTSVLSEEMASLETHLSNVVEKVMDVRKLTTGLEVIRQMGAVESSRENEIRQTFIHYLDEMKKFINLLQSATHLTHKEMQQMKLDCHAVTEAMRTLSGRVDAIFDQASAVNQVAG
- the glmU gene encoding bifunctional UDP-N-acetylglucosamine diphosphorylase/glucosamine-1-phosphate N-acetyltransferase GlmU translates to MAANASEKLTVIALAAGKGTRMKSPLPKVLHPVAGRPMIEKVIQASKKAGAVEVRVVVGHGQNLVRQVVEPMGVSCYVQEEQAGTAHAVRCAKPENIEGDVIIMNGDVPLIEAHEIKEFVRVFREEKYDLAVVTAVVKRPGDLGRIVRHHGDIVAIVEAKDASAETLKIAEINTGIFIAKASILAEYLPKIQNNNAKKEFYITDLISLCIQDKCKVQAIKSTPKVAVGVNDQMELAKATRLIFQRKALQLMESGVLMIDPKTTYVEESVEIGAGTVIYPNVFIRGRSKIGSFCVIESNAFISDSEIADSVQVRGGSYLESSRVHSKASVGPYARLRPDTEIGEEAHVGNFVEMKKVKFGKKSKAGHLTYLGDAEIGEEVNIGCGTITCNYAADKKKYKTKIGNRVFVGSDTQFVAPIEVGDDAVIGSGSTITKSVPAKALAVARGKQFVKENYVAKASEPENKE
- a CDS encoding HAD family hydrolase, with product MHVRSIAFDLDDTLLDTSAILIPSAAKRACEAMLSAGLHCQLGECLQMRQELSVLNSHTEIFSSIIKRFGATHPEKAMQGAIEAFYNPFVPAHLPLLSGALENLERLKKNYNLYLVTMGSLEGQKKKIAALDIEKHFKKIFIVDSLSGNRKESAFKEILNEEGHAPEELLSVGNRLTSEIRDGKKVGAKTCYFAYGEHVGEKAQQPEDHPDYTIYHHRELIPQCGL
- a CDS encoding M14 family murein peptide amidase A is translated as MQGKIFHQTSWATTERGTPLELYKKTHSSASLSERPILFIGGVHGDEPEGVRLAEELLAWLQHEESQNSEKIRPWILIPCLNPDGYSKNQRTNAAGVDLNRNFPSKDWSSEAKAPRYNPGPSPGSEKEVQALVKLIEDEKPQLIVHFHSWEPCVVYTGAPGKPAAEILASGTTYECREDIGYPTPGSLGQFGWMEHQIPVICIEEQEHMALDKVWPHFQKGLTTLLMGKS
- a CDS encoding histidine kinase dimerization/phospho-acceptor domain-containing protein, which gives rise to MRTLKASFLLIGSWDARLQEHGAHIATDLNQAWHWIQDSSYDVIALSVTLILGKRFHEFYEEIKRTSPATQFIAVVPEDFSPNQLAFLHQDYSFLRVVSSFQESDLESHLFAALEEANQRKQDENLALLIREQTAQLKRLQIELEERVQKRTRFLTEARRKLYMTNSRIEGFKRALMAVHEASSVVEIEQLLNEAMASSVQTSWIRLFYAPQDDLFAQQVEEQLGFTQLQVPLFRYHEKIGSIFFLRPPEHPFNREESDFLNRVAEAVALALDRIQKLRESESLKEQWEATFNSMSDPVVLIDTNYDIIQSNKALQERLTEQGREQNSRKCYQVLFNREEPCPGCQRGHNFRTQSKGARYFDVFSQSLVLDPDQPPVFVNLYHDITHQLKMEKQILESAKMAELGTIGSSIAHELNNPLGGILSFTQLIKMDMKPDHPLYPDVVEMEAGVQRCKEIVQNLLGFTRSPSADDNGVVSLKDVSLRALKIVELQTKSQGIEVKLHFPAQDITTRGNQNLLAQGLKNVFQNAIDHLSDRIRHEKGFHAVLDLEIASTPQGPEIRVIDNGTLEKNPGLPIGLGLSVAAQIFRDHEAQLHITTNSENKNSARITFEQHEAGAANVTQPN
- a CDS encoding methyltransferase yields the protein MSSLNPHFTFQYSQPEEYHFSHDSVFLARRAFEILHQQGFAGKQALDLCAGCGVVGLDFLFHCQSEDIKIIESFDFLEVQDVYLPHFAENLKRADLKDVTARFALGSYADLKNQEPKYDLILSNPPYFRIGQGKMSPSEFKNRCRFFIDSDFKTLLESICDSLMDHGQAFFLLRDLEDHGFDAQEEAQKILADKGRLVRLGDIRGTSFMLFKRNAR